The following are from one region of the Sciurus carolinensis chromosome 5, mSciCar1.2, whole genome shotgun sequence genome:
- the Mab21l1 gene encoding putative nucleotidyltransferase MAB21L1, protein MIAAQAKLVYHLNKYYNEKCQARKAAIAKTIREVCKVVSDVLKEVEVQEPRFISSLNEMDNRYEGLEVISPTEFEVVLYLNQMGVFNFVDDGSLPGCAVLKLSDGRKRSMSLWVEFITASGYLSARKIRSRFQTLVAQAVDKCSYRDVVKMVADTSEVKLRIRDRYVVQITPAFKCTGIWPRSAAHWPLPHIPWPGPNRVAEVKAEGFNLLSKECHSLAGKQSSAESDAWVLQFAEAENRLQMGGCRKKCLSILKTLRDRHLELPGQPLNNYHMKTLVSYECEKHPRESDWDESCLGDRLNGILLQLISCLQCRRCPHYFLPNLDLFQGKPHSALENAAKQTWRLAREILTNPKSLEKL, encoded by the coding sequence ATGATCGCGGCCCAGGCCAAGCTGGTCTACCATCTGAATAAGTACTACAATGAAAAATGCCAAGCCAGGAAAGCTGCCATTGCCAAAACTATCCGGGAAGTCTGCAAAGTAGTTTCCGACGTACTGAAGGAAGTGGAAGTGCAGGAGCCCCGGTTCATCAGCTCTCTCAACGAGATGGACAATCGCTACGAGGGCCTCGAGGTCATCTCCCCCACCGAATTTGAAGTGGTGCTTTATCTTAACCAAATGGGGGTGTTCAACTTCGTGGACGACGGCTCGCTGCCCGGTTGCGCGGTGCTGAAGTTGAGCGACGGGCGCAAGAGGAGCATGTCCCTCTGGGTGGAATTCATTACCGCCTCCGGCTATCTCTCGGCGCGCAAAATCCGGTCCAGGTTTCAGACGCTGGTGGCTCAAGCGGTAGACAAATGTAGCTACAGGGATGTGGTAAAGATGGTGGCTGACACCAGCGAAGTGAAACTGAGAATCCGAGATAGGTACGTGGTGCAGATTACCCCAGCTTTTAAATGCACCGGGATCTGGCCGAGGAGTGCTGCCCACTGGCCACTTCCCCACATCCCCTGGCCGGGACCCAACCGGGTGGCAGAGGTCAAAGCGGAAGGGTTCAATCTCTTGTCCAAGGAGTGCCACTCCCTGGCCGGCAAGCAGAGCTCTGCGGAGAGCGACGCCTGGGTGTTGCAGTTCGCGGAAGCCGAGAACAGACTGCAGATGGGGGGCTGCAGAAAGAAATGCCTCTCCATCCTTAAAACCTTGCGGGATCGTCACCTTGAACTGCCGGGTCAGCCCCTGAACAATTACCACATGAAGACTTTGGTTTCCTACGAGTGTGAAAAGCATCCCCGGGAGTCGGACTGGGATGAGTCTTGCCTGGGTGATCGGCTAAACGGGATTTTGCTGCAACTCATCTCCTGCCTGCAGTGCCGGCGGTGTCCCCACTACTTCCTACCGAACTTAGATCTGTTTCAAGGCAAACCTCACTCGGCTCTGGAAAACGCTGCCAAACAAACTTGGCGACTGGCAAGAGAGATCCTGACCAACCCGAAAAGTTTGGAAAAACTTTAG